From Buchnera aphidicola (Uroleucon sonchi):
GATTTAATAGTAATTGAATTAATTTGTTTAATTTTTTCAGCTCGCTCTTGTGCTGTAAGTATTTTATTAATATTTTCTTGCTCTAATGCAAGACGTTGAGCTTCAAAAGATTTAATATTTTTTTTATTTGCTAAAATGGCCTTACCAGTAGGAATTAAAAAATTTCTTGCGTAACCAGATTTAACATTAACGATTTTACCAGAATCACCTAATTTATGAATTTTTGATAAAAGAATGATTTCCATAATCTATTTCTCTATAATTAATTAATTATTCTTTATTTTATATAATATTTTAACGATGATGATCAGTATATGGTAATAAAGCAAGATAACGTGCTCGTTTAATAGCTTTAGATAATTGTCTTTGATATTTTGCTCGCGTGCCTGTAATACGACTAGGAACAATTTTACCACTTTCTGTAATATAATTTTTTAAAGTTGACAGGTCTTTATAATCAATTTCTTGAACACCTTCTGCAGTAAAACGGCAAAACTTTCTACGACGAAAATAACGCGCCATTTATCTTTCCTTAAAGTATTTAAAATACTATGTAGATTAAGTAAAAAATCAAATTATATTTTTATAAGAATGATCATATTTTTTTTTCTTTTTTTTCATCTTGTATCTTTAATATTGGTGATAATTCACATACTGCTTTTTTTACACATATAATCATATTTCTAAGAATAACTTTATTAAAACGAAATTCTGTTTCTAAACTACTAATAGTTTTAGGAATAACTTCTATATTCATTAAAATATAATGTGCTTTATTTAATTTATGAATTGAATAAGATAATTGACGTCTACCCCAATCTTCTAGACGATGTATAACTCCATTATCTGATTCAATAATTTGTTTATATTTTTCATTCAGTAGCGGTATTTTATCGCTGTGATCAGGATGAACTATAAATATAATTTCATAATGACGCATGAATATTTGATCCTTTGGATAATCTAGCTTTCTATAAAATATTTTTATAATTCTTGTTACGAAAACAAGGAAGGTCTTTATAATTTAAAAAATTTATCATTTTATATATTATTGTAGTTTATAAGAAAAATCAATAAAATTTAATTGTCTTAAAAATTATGAAAAAGATTTATATAAAGATAATTCTATTTTTCTTTCTATTAAATTTACAGAAACTACCTGTACTTGTAAAACATCACCAAGACGATAAATATTTTTATGAGCTTTCCCAATTAATTTTAATCTTAATGAATCAAAATAATAATAATCATCTTTTAAAGAAGTAATATGAACTAATCCATCAATAAAAAATTTATTTAAACGAACATAAAATCCAAATGAAGTAACATTAGAAATAACACCTTTTAATATACATCCAATTTTTTGGTGCATAAATTCACATTTTAACCAATCAAAAACATCTCTATTAGCTATGTCTGCACGTCTTTCAGCCATTGAACAATGCATTCCTATTTCTCTCATTTCATGAGTAGTATACAAATAATTTTTAGAAATATTATCTTTTTTATGAATAATATTT
This genomic window contains:
- the rplI gene encoding 50S ribosomal protein L9; the encoded protein is MEIILLSKIHKLGDSGKIVNVKSGYARNFLIPTGKAILANKKNIKSFEAQRLALEQENINKILTAQERAEKIKQINSITIKSKVGKAGKIFGSVGVRNIVKEIILLGFKINKKEIRLPHGLLRKVGSHRVIFQPHKKVCIDFTVNIVSK
- the rpsR gene encoding 30S ribosomal protein S18: MARYFRRRKFCRFTAEGVQEIDYKDLSTLKNYITESGKIVPSRITGTRAKYQRQLSKAIKRARYLALLPYTDHHR
- the rpsF gene encoding 30S ribosomal protein S6, with the protein product MRHYEIIFIVHPDHSDKIPLLNEKYKQIIESDNGVIHRLEDWGRRQLSYSIHKLNKAHYILMNIEVIPKTISSLETEFRFNKVILRNMIICVKKAVCELSPILKIQDEKKEKKI